The following proteins come from a genomic window of Suricata suricatta isolate VVHF042 chromosome 5, meerkat_22Aug2017_6uvM2_HiC, whole genome shotgun sequence:
- the LOC115292623 gene encoding LOW QUALITY PROTEIN: olfactory receptor 5AC2-like (The sequence of the model RefSeq protein was modified relative to this genomic sequence to represent the inferred CDS: deleted 1 base in 1 codon), with amino-acid sequence MSEGNKTLVTEFVLTGLTERPWLQFLFFFMFLVIYLITMVGNLGLMALIWKDGHLHMPMYFFLGGLAFADACTSTSVTPRMLVNFLDKTSMISLAECITQFYFFDSIATTECFLLVVMAYDCYVAICNPLLFPVIMSNKLCTQLIIISYAVGFLHPLIHVSLLVRLTFCRSNTIHYFYCEILQLFKISCNDSSINALMIFIFAALIQISTLMTIIISYTRVLFDILKKKSEKGRSKAFSTCSAHLLSVSLYYGTLILMYVRPASGLAEDQDKLYSLFYTIIIPLLNPFIYSLRNKEVIGALR; translated from the exons ATGTCAGAAGGAAACAAGACTCTGGTCACTGAGTTTGTTCTCACAGGACTTACAGAACGACCATGGCtgcagttcctttttttcttcatgttcttgGTTATCTACCTCATCACTATGGTGGGCAACCTTGGACTGATGGCTCTTATTTGGAAGGATGGCCATCTTCATATGCCTATGTACTTCTTTCTTGGTGGTTTAGCCTTTGCCGATGCTTGTACTTCAACCTCTGTAACTCCCAGGATGCTGGTCAATTTCTTAGACAAGACTTCAATGATATCCCTAGCTGAGTGCATCAcccaattttacttttttgactCCATTGCAACTACAGAATGTTTCCTTCTGGTAGTGATGGCCTATGACTGCTACGTGGCCATATGTAACCCCTTGCTTTTTCCAGTGATAATGTCCAACAAACTCTGCACTCAGTTGATAATTATTTCATATGCAGTTGGTTTTCTGCATCCCCTGATTCATGTGAGTTTGTTAGTAAGATTAACTTTCTGCAGGTCTAACACAATACATTATTTCTACTGTGAAATTTTACAACTATTCAAAATTTCATGTAATGACTCATCTATTAATGCACTCATGATATTT ATCTTTGCAGCTTTAATACAAATATCCACTTTAATGACCATCATAATCTCTTATACTCGTGTGCTCtttgacattctgaaaaagaagtCTGAAAAGGGCAGAAGCAAAGCCTTTTCCACGTGCAGTGCTCACTTGCTCTCGGTTTCCTTGTACTATGGCACTCTCATCTTGATGTATGTGCGTCCTGCATCAGGTCTAGCTGAAGATCAGGACAAACTGTATTCCCTATTTTACACTATTATAATTCCCCTGCTAAACCCATTTATTTACAGCTTGAGAAATAAAGAGGTTATAGGTGCCTTGAGATGA